Genomic segment of Drosophila simulans strain w501 chromosome 2R, Prin_Dsim_3.1, whole genome shotgun sequence:
TTGCCGCGGTGCGAGGGCTGTGGTATCTTCGACCGTTGCTTCCAGTATCCGCGGAGGGAGCTGGAGCGCGACTGCGGCTGCCAGTTTGCCCTGCTGCACAAGGCGGATGTGGAGAGCTAGCAACCAGCGCACCGCGAAGCCTCCTCGGCGGCCGTGAGTGCGGCGTCCAGTCACGGACATGGCCACAGCCATGGCACTCCGGTGAACACCTATGTGCGCGGCCCCAGCGTCGATAATCAGTCCATTGTGGGCGCCAATGTGCTGGAGAATGTGGACAGCCTGGACGCAGGCGAGGGCAATGGGGACGACAACATCGAGGTGGAGGGTGAAGACGTTCCGGACAAGGATAGGGAGgatcagcagctgctgcagcgcgCCAAGGAGCCCGTTCATCGCATACTGCCACTGCAGGCGGCTGGTGCCATGAAGCAGCGCAAGTTCGCCCAGCAGCGCGGCATCCTGAAGAACTCCCAGGAGCGCACCttcgtcgaggaggacgaggtGCTGGAGGCCAAGAAGCAGCTCATTCTGCGCCGTCGCCGCCTGTTCAGCCACTATAGGCAGTATGACCAGTGGCGGAGGCGGCAATTCAGCTACGATCCCAGCTACTTTCGCCCGCCTCCGTTGCCGCCTCGAGCGCTGGGATGCGTTGATCACCAGCTGGGCGCCATCACGGATGCGAATCCCTCCGCCAGTGCCGGGCGAAGGAGGCGTCAGTACCGAAGGCAGTACTCCTGCGCGGATAGATCGCGGGAGGGATCGCGTGACAGTCGCGGCTCGTCGACgatgcagctccagctgcagaaGTACCACAGCATGGTGGCCAGCGACACCATCCACACCGAATCCTCGGTGCTCAACCACAGCAACTACAGCGAGCCGGCCAGCGTAAGTCAGCCAGCTAGTGTTGGGTGGAACGACCTCAAAACAGGTTGGCTCCCTTTGGCGAGGGAACAGGACGTGGTCACTTGGGACAAACTTAAGTTGAACCCACATTTGGTCAATTGGTTTTTACACGCTTCTGGGCTGTTTATTTAGCGTTTTGAAATATAAGTacttaagtatttaaaaagtgTTGTTAACCcttattactcatacgcactgttgacCTCTTTTAACAAAATTTGCTAATTTCATCTACGCCttttttacctttttattGGCCACACAAGTTATTTTATAATCAGAAAAAATTGGTTAGCTTTGGTTTCCTCGCCAAGGGTAGAGCCACTGACTTTGTCCAACAAAGTGAGCAGAATGTTCCCAACACTAGACCTCAGCACTTGCAGCTTGTGGAGCACGTTCACATGGTTTTGCCTGGAGTTCGAGTTCCTGTTCGATTTCGAGTTCGAGTTCCACTTCAGATTGCAGACCGGAGCACCAAATCGCACCACTCACCCATCAATATCAATCACCTTGTACAGATTAGCAGCTAACCCCACTGGATGGAAATGGCCCGCACCCGCTCACTTCTCGCTCACAGCAAAATCACAAATCGCAATCCGCATCCGCTTGAGTCCCGGCTTCGTGTCCTGTACTGCAGTAGTGTGTAGCCAGGTTGTAGATTGTCCATCGCTTGTCGCTTGTCCCTGTTCTTGTTGGTCCTTGCTCCAGTGTGGCGGGAGGTCCTTGATGCGggcttatgtgtgtgttttgcgtGTGAATCCCCCTGGGAACTGTCCGCTCTACCGTCTcctctctatctctttctaTCTCTCTTCCCTCTCTCTTGCTCTGCTCCTTTTGCGGAACGCAGTTCGACAGCAGTGAATGTGCCCACCCACCGTTGCACTGCAATAGCCGCGTAAGCAACTGGCCGGAGGATGCGGCAAACACCCAGCGGAGATCCTTACTGACCTACTTTTCATTGCAGCACATCCACATGCTGGCCGAGGAGCACTCCACCTCCATTTCGGAACGCTGCACCCGCAGCCGCATCAACTCGGCCATATTCGTGTCCTCGGAGGGGCGAGGCTTCGACTCCATAGAGTTCCTGCGGCGCCACGGATCTCAGAGTGTCCTCTGCAGGAAGGCCAAGAGTGCCGAGAACATCACGGATAACGGAAGAAGGGTGAGTTAGAACCGTACTATGATTGTAGGACCTTTTCTAAACGATAACCAATTAATCCCAATTGCAGAAGAGCCTGCGGCCGTGGCGCACCGACGATGAATCCTGCAAGCAGCAGCACCTCTCGCAGGACAGCAACGACATCGAGCTGAAGGAgtgcggcggcggtggaggagaGCTGCTCCGGCTGCCGGTCATCCACGATGGCAAGCAGACGCCCACGGCCGTGACCAGTCTGCTAGCGCGATCGGCGGCCATAACCACAGCCAACATGATTGTGGGCAGCATTTCGCTGGAGGCACCACCACCTTACATGCAGGACGACGAGGGCGATACGCTGTCCACGGCGGCACTCATTCACAGCGATGCAGCTGCCGTGGTACACGAGTCGCAGGACTCGGCGGAGACGGTGGAGGAGCTAGTCCATGTGCCGCTACTGGCCAGTGCCACTGCCACGGCCAGCGTTTCGGCCTCATCCTCGCCCAGCATTGCCATTGAGGCCAAGCCGCGCGTCCTGGTGCACCAGCGATCCTCGACCGCCTCCTCGTCGCCGCACAGCAGCCCCAAGAACCTGGGCAGCCTGGGACTGAAGATCGTCAAGCCCAAGATCAGTGCCGTGCCAATGGTTTCCGTCTCCGGACCCTCGCCGCCCATTGAGAAGCCGCCGCTGGCCGAGTGCTTGTAACAAATGGCAGCCGAAACATTTATCTAAGCTCGCACTGAAGGCAACTGGACCCTGGAACCCGGATAGCCCCCAAGAGTACCCAAAGCCGCAGAAAGAGTACCCATCCAAATCCTATTTCAATAATCTAAGACGAGATATGTAGTTGAGACGGAGAAAGTATGCCAGCTGCTCAAATAAGTGTTTCGGTGAGAGGCTTTAACAAGTAGATTGCAAGGACAAGGAAGTGCAAGGACGAGACAAGTAGTAATAGGATAGAAAATGAACCAGTGGTCATCACCAGGCAAGGAAAGCTTTGTATATTCAACAACGACTGACGTATACACATATGTGTAGTACATTATAAACGAAACCAATGGTAACCTGTAGAACTTTATAAGTCGATTATTGTGTACGagtatgtgtgtatgcataCCTATTAACTGATAAATCAGCTTTAACAACAAACAAGTAAACTATCAGGCTTTAATATTACGACGATGATGAATTTCTGGTTTAACCTAGTCCGTAGACTCACCTAGCTGTTGAAACTAATAAATCGATTCTCTTTAATTCTTCTCCTATACATATAGCCAAAACGAACACAGAACACTCGGGCACCACCACTGTTATACACGCGATCTAGATCTATATAGATTTACCAAatatatacatctatatatatatatttatacacccAGTAAAATTAGTTGTGTGCGCCTGAAGAGCCTCGCACGGATCAACAGGGTTTCAGTTCAAGATCCTCTAAGAATCCTGGGAAACAGTGTGATTCATGCCAGGCTCTTCTTCGTACCGCCAGAGGTTTTCGAACACCTGCTATACACTTAGCTCCTAGTTTTAAGAGAATGAAATCACATAGTCCAAATGTTACATGCTAGCATATCAAATTCTCTACTGTACCCACGACCAAAGCGAAACGTTTGAAACTGTAACTAGTCCATAATTAGCTTTAAGCAACCTATTACATGACTATTAACTAGACGTAGAGATTTTTGCAAAGTAAGTGCCCTGGACGACTTCTGAGTGTTTTTGAAACCAGACTCTTACGTGTATTCCGTGTAGATGTTTCTGTAGCGCGATCGTAACCTATACAAAAGAGTATGTCTCATGTTAGGCGAACTCATTGATGGATTTATAGAAGTTTATATAGGAACGATACGATACTATAGGAATCGATGGCACCAAGCCCATTTGCTCCCGCTCACTGGTTTAGGTAGTCTCTTTACATTTTAGTTATGATACTCCAAATTTATCTATCCACCTACGCGTTAGACACCTCAAATCTATCCTATCCAGTTCGTTTCAagaataaaatacaacaaatgtAAATACACATGCACTTGTACCTACATCAACTGAAAATATCTTCAGTGGAACACAAACGTTGTTATTAAGGAATTGTCAATTTATGGTCCAAAGCTACAATAAATAGAACATCATTTGGATGGGTCAGCAGTAAGCTTAACTAAGTTCTAGTTTACGTTCAATTCGctaacacaaaacaaaagtaaaactgTGTGAATGTGTATttttgaaatcaaataaatgaattacaTAAATGTAATCTTTTCATAAAGAGTTATTGGATATTTTCTCGAAAATCGCGCAATGATTGCCCTGGTCGTAGTAGCTTTTGATTAATTGTACCTCATGAAGTTGGGACACTAGGTTTTCCAGTTCCTCTTCCTCGAAAACATGATAGTATCGCAGATACGTGGTCTTCTGCTCATCCTTGGTTTTCCACGGCACCAGGACATCTTGCTGCTGGAACTCTGTGCGATTAGTGTGAATAGGAAGTGGGTTATTATTAGGCAGATTTTGCTCCAGTTCCTGATGTTGCTTCTGACGCTGCTGTTGCTCAGTGGTACGCTCCTTGTTCACTGCCTTATTTTGACGTAGATAAGTCGACTTCTTATCATTCTTTCGCTGATCCTTGGCCCAAACGTAAACCAAAGCACGCCCTCCAGGTCGGAGGACACGTGCCATCTCCTGCAAGGCGGCCAATCGACGCTCCTTGGTGGCCAGGTGATGAATAACCGCTATACTGATGCAGCCATCGATGCTGGACGAGCGAACGGGCACAGCGAGACAGTCGCATCGGAACACGTTTTGTCCCTTCCGACGACCTACAGCAAGTAGTCCTTGCGCTCTGTCGCAACCAACGGCCAGGAGCAGCGGGTTGCAGCCCAGATACTTGCCATTGCCGCAACCAATGTCCAGCACCACAGATTGGGGCTCAAAGGAGTCCAGAAATTCAGCTACTTGTGGCCAAGGCGTGTGTCGCGTTTCGCTAAAGTGATCCGCAATCTTATCATATACCTCGTGGACGTTCTGTTGCTCCAGAGTGACGGCCTGCGCAGCTAGTGATGCGTGCAACTCCTGTGGTACCTGGGTTTGCTGTGTGTCGCATAGCGCGGGGTACGAACAGTCGCAGGGACCTTTTCGTAGGCGTCGAAAAGTCAAAGATGTTCTTTTGCCGCGGGCTTGAGTTGTCAAACCGCCAGATGCACTGGGTACCACATCAATGTGCTTCGGTTTGATGCCGTGCGTCCAATCGTAACGAGCTTCACCCGACATTATCAGCAAGGATCGGCGCGGAAGTCTGACTTGTACCTGGTCATCTCCTCGACGGAAATCCATTACCACGTCGGATTGCAGGGACAGCGAAAGAATGGGATCCAAGAAAGCACTATGTGTGTCCACATGCGGGGGAATTCCATGACCGGGTTCATATTCATTCACTGTCAGCTGGTCAGGAGAACTCCAGTCCCAGGTGGAAGCGAAGCTATTTAGTCGTGGCCACAGAATATCACATGCTGATGGTATCGGCTGTTCCAGAGGCTTCGAGGGATCCACATTATTGCTGCCGTAAAGAAACTCAAAGCCAAAGTGCTTGACGTTTCGATGCTTTAAAGTTCCCGTGCCTTCGGAGGTTCTGCCATCCTCTCCAATGGCCCTCAACAGCGTTGACTCCTCCTCTTCGGTGACGAAGTCAGCTATTATGTGAAGGCCTCCGGGAAGAGGCTTGTTCCACTCACTTTTTCCCACAAGGGCCGGTAATTGCTTTACATAGCTAAGGTAGGCTACAGCTCCCTGTTGTCCAATGGTCGATATATTGTGCATCCCCTCATATATGAGCTGGGAGTCTTCCAAGCCGGCGCAGATCAAAAAACAGTACGATTTGCCCGGCAACATGACTACTTGGATGACTTTTCCACCGGTCGCGGCAGCTTCCGTGAGCAGACACTCCTCCGTGAGTCCATTGCTGAGTCCCACGTTGAGAATCGCCAGGAAAGTGGTGGGTTCAGCGCTTGGGGACACCTCGCAGTCACTTTTGATGATTGCCAGACATCTTCGCTGCTTTTTATCCGCCTTTTTGGCCTTGTTTACCTTTTGCTGCGTTTCCTCAACGTGCATCTCGCGGCCAGTGTGTACACCCcttttcaatgtttttatttctaaatAGGTCGATTTGTGAATACCCTTACATGCAACTTTAAGTAATTGAAGAACTTTGAATAAAGGTGAATAAGAAGAAGAGAAACAAAATGTTGTAGGTATAATTGGAGCAAGCGCTAATGCAaatgccaatatttttattgtacaCTAACCTAATAACCTAACACTAGTTGATGGTGAGAAACTATTAGTACAATATCGGGTGCGTACACCTCTGGCAGTCTACCAAACCCGGTCAATCATACTATTGTCCTGGGGCTTCTGGTTCATGGTGGTCAGTTGCTGGTGATAGTTGCGCATCTGGTTGCTGCGGCGTGGCTGCGCCAGGTACTCGAACATGCTCTGCAGGTGCTGGGACAGCATCTTGCTCAAATCGCTGGGCATGGGATCCGTCCAGAAGAAGTCGTGGTTCAGAGCTGTGTCCGCATCGATGCGTTTCTTGGGATCAAGGGTCAGCAATTTGTCTAATAGATCACAGCCGGTTTGATCCTTGACATACGGACGCAGGCGCTCCTTGACTCGACGCTTCTGGTTCTTTGGCAGCTCGATGGATTTGtacagctccagctcctccactCCCGGCCACACGTCCGGCGTAAAGGAGCCGCATAGCTGCGAGATAAAGgttagctgctgctgctccgtaTTACCTTGCATTATGGGCGAGCGAGTCCACATTTCGGCCATTATGCAGCCGGCTCCCCACATGTCCACGGGTGGACCGTAGTTCCGATCACCAAGTAGCAGCTCAGGCGGCCGGTACCACAAGGTTACTACGCGGTTGGTATAGCGATTCTTACTCTCGTTCTTTGGAATGCTAAAAGCACGGGCCAAGCCGAAATCAGCCAATTTTAGGATGCCATGCTTGGTAATCAGCACATTGGCAGCTTTCATGTCTCGGTGCAGGATCTAGTAATGCAAATGAACACAGATACATACaatacaaaaccaaaactttatGTCATTACTGACCTTGTTGCTGTGGATGTAGTACAAACCATTCAACAACTGCTGCATAACCTTCTTAATCTCGCCCAGACTGAACTTGACGTTCATGTTGGACAGAAGACCTGCCAAATCGTGTTCGCAGAAATCAAAGACCAAATAGAAGGTGGATCTGTAACCATTCGTGGCGGTGGCCTTGGTGCGGCAGATCTCGATCAGATTCACCACGTTCTCGTGcttcagcagctgcaggatgCGGATCTCTCGCAGAGCGGTGATGGGAAACTAGGGGagcacatatataaataaggaATTCGTCTCTTAAGATGTTGCTTTTCACGCACGCCCTCCTTTTCGTTGTCCATCAGCACCTTCTTCATGGCCACAAACTTCTTGTTGCCCTTTTTCTCGCGAGCCTTAAAAACCTCTCTGTAATCAAAGAGATCGTATGGTTTAGTTCAAAGTTAGTTTTCACCAATTTGGAGACATACCCGAAGGTGCCTTGGCCAATTTTCGCCACCTTTTCGTATTTGTTGCTCTCGTCGCAGTAGGGAAAGTCGTAGTCCTCGATGTACTTTTGTTTCTCCATCAGGGACATCGTGCGCGACGAGCTGGAGCCCACGTTGGAGGGCGTCGACCCCGAAGGCTGCTGGAGCATGTGGGACATGTGCGCCATGGTTAAATTTGCCTCTATTTGTACAGTTTTCACAATCACAGTTTCGCGAGAGGCCGACCgtcgaaaagaaagaaatcgGCAACAATTGGTGTTTCTACAGCTGTTGACTAAAATAATACCGGTGTGCACACACTGCCAAGCCCTATCGATAAGAAATCGATGGGTCAAACAGCTGGGTAGTAATCACTTTTCGATTGTTGGTATACACTGGCCAAGTGATATAACCTAGCCAAAATTTGTCCAACAAATAAAAGCCGAATTAATGAATAAACTGTTGAATATAGCCCAGGCAGGGCAGCGGCAGTTTGTCCGGGAATATGCATTCAAGTCGGACCTGAAAATCAAATGGGTGCGCCCCGAGAAGATCGCGTGCTATAAGCCCGAGAAGAGCGGTGATCTGGCCAAGCTGCCTCCTCTGAAAGCCGACGAACTGATGCCGGAATTCAGGGACTGCAAGGAGCTGGATAAGTATGTTGCAGAATTCGCTAAATATAATAGTTTATTAATATCATATCACCATTTTGTAGAGCCGACGAGTCAGTTAAGTCCTTGTTCAAACTGAGCAACAATGCCAGTTACCTGACCACGAAATTCTATCGCGATGAGATGGTCAAGGAGGTGCAAAGGCATGCCCAGGATTTCGGCTCAATGGAGGCCAAATGTATGTACCTTTGCAGAGTGCACATATAGCATTTGCCCCCAAATTTACCCTCCTTTCAGTGGCAAAAATGACTGCAGTGATACGCCGCTACCAGGAGCACATGGACAAGAACCCGCGCGACAAGATGATCAAGGTGCGACTCAAGGAGCTCATCGACAAACGCAAGAAGTTCCTCAAGTACTTGAGACGTTGGGATTATCCCCGCTTCGAGTGGATTCTCGAGAAACTCGACCTGGTGTACAAGCCACCGCCCACACATTTCCACTGGATCACCCGCAAGGAGTCCctgcaaaagttgaccgacACATACTGCGAAAACCTAAAGGAAGAGCGGCTGGAGGCTTACCACAAGCAGCTCCAGGCCCAGCAAATACCCTTCCTTGAGGAGGCCATCAAGAAGATGCAGTTCGTGCGGCAGGAGCAGATTTCCTGCGATGTCCCCGTGACCGTGACAGAAGAGAAGATCGCCGATTCAAAAAGGCAGCTGGAAATGCtgaaggagctgcagcaggcgGAGGCAGCCGCCAGCAGCAAGAAACAAAACGAGGATGGCTTCAATTAGGCCCGATTCTTTAATGTTACGGTGTCTtacaataaatgtaaatgctGGTGTTCTtaaattatatgttttattataCTTTAAGAGTTAGACTGGACATCGTACCCTATGTCATGATCATCTGAGCGCAtactggcaaataaataagaaggCAAGCATGATTGCCTtagaaaaatgtgtaaaaacaGATGCAATTAAAGAGAAGTTCCTAAAGGGTACGGTTTGCAGCTAACGTCTGCCGGACGAGGAGGTTTTCCgcctgccgccgctgctggaGCTACTCGAGCTGCTTGACGAAGAGTCGCTGGAGCTGGACGAActggacgacgacgaggaggacacGGAAGAGGTAGAGTCGCGTGACGTACGCTTGCGCTCCTTGTCGCCATTGCCAGTGGCCTCTTTGCTCTTGACATCCGTGGAAGTGACTTCTTCGTCGCCCCAGAGATCGTACTTTGATAGATCCTCGTCGTCtccctcgtcgtcgtcctcatcTTCTTCCTCATCATTCCGCTGCTCATCTCGGCTAGACCTTCTGGGCCTCTTGGAGTCCTCTCGATGCTCGCCGTGCTTTCGCTTCTTGCGACGACCGAACTCATCGTACTCACTATCCGAATCCTGACGATCCTTGTACTCTACCACGCCGCGATCATTGTATCCACCGCCAAAGCCTTCAAAGAAACTGGTTAAGTGGGTTTTGAAGCGGATAGGCTTCTACGGACTCACCAGTCCGCTCCTCCACATCCGAGAACTTTGGAGCGTTGCACATATTGCAGGTTTGGCGACGGGCCCAGTTCACATTTGCGCACTTGCTGCACTGCCAGTCCTCGGCACTGAACAAGCCCCGCGACTTGTCGGCCGCCGCCTTGCCAATCTCAGTGCCCAGCTTCTTCTTGCTTgagctgctgctactgctgctgctcccgttGCCGCGTTCCCGCTCCCGGTCTCGATCCCTGTCGCGCTCCGGCTTATCACTGCCATCGCGGTCCCGGTCGCATTTGTTGCACTGCAAACGGCGGGCGAAGTTCAGATGGCGACAGCTGCAAAATCGAGGGAAGTGTGAGACTCGCAGGACTCCTCACTTGGCCGCTATCACTGCATCTTTACGGGCACTCACTCGTAATCTGGGCAAATCCAATCGCCAGGCGAAGCGACGCCGCTGCTTCCCGCGGCCCCTGATGCCACGCCTCCATTTGAACTGGACATGCCTAGGCCTTGGCTGCGTCCTCTGCCTAAGGATAATGCTAATGGGCGTCCAAGTGATCCTCCTCAGGCCTTAGGAGCAGCATTTAACAGAGTTTTTTTTACCAATATTATATTCTGTATACGGTACGAAATAAAGTGGTCAAAACATCGATACTCTTATCGATAGTCTGGCTTCCGATGCAACATTCGATAGGtcattcaaattttatttaggGTACtccaaaatttgttttggaatttaattttaattcaactGAATTCCAGCTATCAACTTCTTTGCTATAAATCGGAAACCTATATCGAAGGTTTCTAAGCTCTAAACATTTTCCTAGTAAAAATAGGGCACCCAAAAAGAGGAGTACAATATAGCAACAAAAGTTATTGACAACAATCTGTGATTATCGCCACTCTGCCAGTAGTTTTGCGTATAAAATTGGTCCAGAAACACTTCAAGAAAACAATTGCACTCGCGCCTTTCCCAGACAATGAACCACAGGAACTTGTATACTTTTAGAGTTTTATTTCCTTAGTTTACAAACAAAAGCCGCTCCAAAAGTAAACactgattttgttttgtcgGTTGTTGATTGGTTGGTAAAGAAGTTTGACTAACGCATAACCAGCAGCTTTTGGGAATAGCAGGCGATGCCCGCAGACGTGCTTTCCTCCATCAGGCTTACTTCTTGCCAGTGCCGATCTTGGCCTTGGCAGTTCCGCGCACCTTCTTCATCCTGTTGCGACGCTCCTTGCGCTGCTTGCGGGTCTGCTTCTTCTGTTCGAAGAGGCCGTGACGGGCCAGGCGGTACTTGGGCTCGAACTTCTTGGCGAAGTCCAGGGTGTCGTAGATGAGGGCGAAGCCGGTGGAGCGGCCGCCACCGAAGTTGGTGCGGAATCCGAAGGCGAAGACCACATCGGGAGTGACCTTGTACATGGCGGCGAGCTTCTCGCGGATCTCGGTCTTGTTCACCGACGACAATCCTGGGTGGAGGACATCGCAGACCATCTGTTTCCTGGCGAGCAGGCGGTTGGTCATGAACTTGCGGGTGCGGATGGTAGCGGTTGTACCGGACATTTTGACGGAGCTGCAATAGGATGGTAGTGGATTAGCTTGGGCCTTTCATTCAAACAAAATGCTCGCCAGTCCGGATTGTTTTTGTCGCTTTTGAGCGACACAACATAACCTCACTGGCCGTGGGTGCTCCATGTCTCCACGTGTGACATGTTTCTGGGCTTATTCGCCGCCCATGGACATTGCCCTCAATCACGGAGCTATGAGCACTTTGCTGGCGGTCATTGCCTGCATTTTTAGGCAGTTCTGAGAGTTAGTTACCTTTTAAAACACTCGAAAAGGTTTTAAACACGTCGTTTTGCGAACGCGATTTATTAGAAAGGAAGATGGCCGTTTCAGAGATGGAAGAAATGGCGATGATTCGATACTATCGATATTTCCAGAAATATGGCATCACCAGTATTTTTCGCCCAACGTTGTTGCCAGATCGTAGCGTATATttgaataatacaaaaatccTCAGTAAGTTATGGTAATCTGAATGACCTGAAACctactttaatttattgaatttgattatttttagcGCCAAATTGAGTAACAAGTCCCTATTAACAAGTTTTAGTcaactttatttttcttttttccacaGCTGCAAAGCCGTGTAATTAAATAGAAGAAAACATTTGGGAATTACAACATGATAATCACCTTATTGACTCCGActttaaaaatagataaacttaaattgtataattagTTCAAAGACCAGgtttaaaacaattgtttaTTAGATGTTTTATAAACGCTTTATAATTATTAGTTTGTGCGAAaaagaagtcaacaaatctTGACTTTCTTGAATGGCAGCAACCAACGTTCTGATGATTCAGCTTTTCTTTCATTCATGTTCTTGGGAATGCTTTCTTATATTTCATCAAAAACTGCACAGAATGCactttatttaaacattaaaccTAATTTACTTTGGTCGACTTGGAGTTGTTTTTCTTATTCCAAATATAAAAGCCGCCAAAACTCAGGGCCGCCAGTAAGGTTACGACTAGAGTAGCTATTCCGGCATAGAACACGAAGAGGTCGAACAGGTGCAGCTGGCAGGATGAGATTCCAATGCCTCGGGTCCTCAGAGCCGATCCTCCCTTGTGCCGGGCCACGTAGTTCACCCAGAAGAGAGCGCTGGCGAGAGCGCCAAGAGGACGGTCCCTGAACTCCAGGGACACATCCCGGATGGTCAACTGGAAGTGTGACTCGAGGAGTAGCCTGTCCACTGCCCAGTTTAGTGACTCAGTAGTCACATTGCCCTCCTCCAGCTGTAGGCCCACTCCTAATCGCACGGCTAGCTCCATGTTCCGAACTTCGTGCTGGAATAGGGGCAATCCCAGAATGGGCACATTCCGCATGATGCCCTCCTGCAGGTTGAGGAGGTCTCCATTGGTTAGGAAAGCCTTGACTCTCGGATGGGCCAGGATGTCTATCTGCGGCACCGCATGCTGGATCATAACATTCTTTGGCAGTCCCTCCAGGGTCTTGACGTCGTGACAGGTCCAGATTATGCTCTGCTTTCTGGAGGAGAAGAAGGCAAACAGAGTCTCGAGTTTCTCCTTGGGTAGCTGGCCACAAGCCTGCTCATTGCCCAGTTGAACGTAGATGGCTCCAGGACGCGCCTCCTCCAGGAAGCGCTTCACATTCCAGGGCAGCTCCTTGGGACCACGGATGTGAAGTCCACCGGCGGGAACTATCTGTTGGATACTAACTTTAGGAGTTATCAATGGCACATGACTATTGAGCAGCAGCACGGATAGCTGGCTGGCCTGCAGCTCGGGAATAGAGCTCTGCAGCTGGAAGTACTTGGCCACCAACTGCTCCTGACCGCCGTAGTGATCCTTGATGAACTGCTTACGGCGAGCAATACATGTCCGGATATTTTCCAATCGCTCGGAGAAGCCCATTTCGGGTTGATCCCGCTCAAAGTCGATGGGTGAACAAGCGGCTGGTACCAGTGCCTCCTGTACGGCATCCATGTAGTTGCCGAAGTCCGTAGAAATAATCCCTACAACTGGCCGCTGATGGAGAGCTCCCAGTGCCAACAAAGCCTCTGTGTAGAAGTAGTCCACTAGGATCACATCGAAATCGAACTCAAGATAGGACATCTTCAGCAGCCTTTGGATGGGCTCTTGGGCGAGGAAGTGGTCCAAAGCGCGCGCTCCAACGCTGGCCAATGACTGGCGGAGTTTTTCAATCGGTAGGCGACCAAGATCAGCAAGGTTTCCTTTGGGAGCCGCCTGTTTTTGCACTGTATGTAGATATAGATATACTTCGTGACCAATATTCTCCAGACGCTTACTTACATTCGCTCCAAAAGGGAAACTCCGCTGTGACCGTTTCTGTAACATTATCCAGAGATTCTCCCAAACCATGACCGGTATATACTTCAATCTATTTCAAATAACTTTCCTTTGATTTCTACAAGTTTTAAACGACAGCACTTCCACTTACAGTGTGCTCCCGATTAGCCAACTCGGTGACCAGAGTCCGCATCACCG
This window contains:
- the LOC6735729 gene encoding UDP-glycosyltransferase UGT5; this encodes MESQWNRWIVLAILGLALGQISQAAKILVLFPHVNEGHFAVMRTLVTELANREHTIEVYTGHGLGESLDNVTETVTAEFPFWSELQKQAAPKGNLADLGRLPIEKLRQSLASVGARALDHFLAQEPIQRLLKMSYLEFDFDVILVDYFYTEALLALGALHQRPVVGIISTDFGNYMDAVQEALVPAACSPIDFERDQPEMGFSERLENIRTCIARRKQFIKDHYGGQEQLVAKYFQLQSSIPELQASQLSVLLLNSHVPLITPKVSIQQIVPAGGLHIRGPKELPWNVKRFLEEARPGAIYVQLGNEQACGQLPKEKLETLFAFFSSRKQSIIWTCHDVKTLEGLPKNVMIQHAVPQIDILAHPRVKAFLTNGDLLNLQEGIMRNVPILGLPLFQHEVRNMELAVRLGVGLQLEEGNVTTESLNWAVDRLLLESHFQLTIRDVSLEFRDRPLGALASALFWVNYVARHKGGSALRTRGIGISSCQLHLFDLFVFYAGIATLVVTLLAALSFGGFYIWNKKNNSKSTKVN